From Podospora bellae-mahoneyi strain CBS 112042 chromosome 5, whole genome shotgun sequence:
CTTGGAACTCATGTCTCACCTCCCCTGTGGGAAACAGTGTGGGGTAGTAATTGTACGTCATTTCATACACCAAGGGGATGTAGCCGCAAATCGTTGCCTGGACGCCTGGAATCCTTGTCAGGATTGCGTTCGTAACTTCTTCAATTCTGTACTTGAACTGCAAGTAGTTTCGAGTTCGCTTCGTATCGGGATTCCAGCGCAGGCTTATTGGGGTGTAAATGAAGACCCGGGTTTGGTCGTCAGGcctgttgaagaggttggggtCGAGAACCTCGACGTCGGGGCCGACTGGACCACCGCCAGTGATGGGCCAGAGAATTTTGTGTCTAACGCAGAGAGTTAGCAGCGTTCGATGCCCACACATGGAGTGTCGGTGAGCGGCCGGCGATATGAGAAACAGGGGAACAAAGAGGGGGTAAATGGAACGAAGAAAAATACTTACCGAAACTCTTCAATGAAGAAGGGCGTGTTTTGGAATAGAATCTCCCagtcctcttccccccagTCCGCCTCCCAAAAATGAGCCATCCAAACAGCtctgttgctgatgatggtaATAACGGTGCAGCCTTGAACGTGATTGGTGCCTATTTAGAACGATCCGATTCCTTTTCCCATCCTCGACTGCTTTGCCACCGTTCTCTCGTCCAGATGTGTGTCGTTTATCAGTCGGTGCACACGACTGGCTGGGAGCCGTTGATCGGCGTAGCTGCGGTCGTAATTAAGGTTGTGTGAAAGGTATCTATCCAACTGTTGCTCGGACCACGAGGGCCAATTCTGGTAATTCCAGAAGAGGCGGCTTTCGTGAGAAAAGCTCTGAGTGCTGTAATAGCGAGGAACTTGACGGCTGAACGACATGTCGTTACCAACAGTCAAGTCGGTGTCCAGCTGCATATTGTACATGTCGTTACGGGGCAAACGTATTTGAAGGGATAAAAATTTCCACGACATGCGGCTTTCGAGTACAGTGGACGACAGTTAGGGCGGATAGTCAAGAAGACGCCGGTCAAGTCGCATTCATTCTAGCGGCCTTAAAGTAGGTACACGGTGAGATCCGACACATTCCGCTGCCTGGTCAAGGTGAGTTTCTTTCACCAAAGTCAAAGTGCCGTCAATTCACATCTTAAGTTGCTCCACCCTGCACTTTGTCGTTTGGGCAGTGGAGAGAGCCTGATAAGACGACGCCGCTGACAGCAGCCCCTCGAAGGTGGAGCAGAGCCAGCGCAGTAGTCGGACTCATAACAGAACTGAGAAACGTGATGAAATTGATCAGAACCAGGAAAACTCCAACAGAGCAAAAGAGAACCTATCCATCCCACAAACTGTGCCCTCAGAGCAACCTGACTGCCCACTGCGGAGCAACACTTCCCACAAGCACTCAGCTTCCAGCTGGCACCGGAAAAGAGAGTTGAATGCTCCATTGACGGCAACCTTGTCTTGGTGGCAGAGCAACAGATATATCGCGCCAGCGTCGACTCTGGTTGAGTGTATTAAGGTAGGTACTGTGGCAAGATCATATTCTTCTCAATTCCCATAGCATATAGAGCTGTCCTCATTAATAGATATATGTCGCACACTATTGCCTATCGTTTATAGCTGCAGCCGTGGTCACCGTCAACATCTCTCTAAGTGCTGCGTTGTGTCAAAGGCGTCTGTCGCAGGCCCGGCATGGGAGTACCCTGGATGGATCGCCGCTACAGCAAGGTTAAGAGCAGTGGAAAGATATACTTTACAGGTTTATGAAGTTACCAATACAACAAATCAATCAAACTTTCCTGGCGTGGCTCATCTACACTGGCATGAAAAAAGCGCTTTTCCAAACAAACGTGTCCTCCTCATTTAGCATTGAGCCCATCCCGATCAAGATTTATTCAGATCATCAATCACAATCCCGCCATTCTCTCCCACCAGGTAGTGGCTCTGATTGCCAGCCACACTTGCTAACGGCTCGGCTGCCAGTCGGAAACCTGGCGATCCACTTCTTGCACCCGCAAAGATATACAACAGACACCCTGCTTGACATGTACCGCCCACACCACTGTTGTTACCTGAGCACAAGAACCACAATTGTTAGTGTATTGAGACTCAGCAATACAAAGATGATTATTCACTCACCCTTGGTATAattctccctcaccaacaaatAAGCAGTGATCCAACTCTGCGACATCCCCAGCGGGAAACCAAAACTCTGCCTCTTCACAGTAGTAACACACCCGGCCACCCACTCAACACGAAAGTCATAGCTCACCCCTTTGCTATCCGTTTTGCGAAGCATAATCGGGGCATCCCTGGGCCCGATGGTGTCATCGTCACCCATCCGTTCCGTAGACTACTAAAGTCAACCGAGAACCGATCCTGATCACCGGGCTGAAGATCTGCGTGGCCTGGAAAGTCACTTTCCTTGAAGCAGTTGATTGGACCTCTCGTCAGGGGCTTGGTATTTGGGTTGGAGGTAGGGGTAGGAGCCGTCGGTTTGGTCGAGGTCTTCCCCGTAACCCACGTGTACACATTCCATCCAGGCCCACCGGGAGTCGGCAGCGCCCCTGTGTAATCAAACCACGGCGGCGTATAAGATGCTCTTCGGGGGCAGTTGGAAGATGTGTATGTTGTCGTTCTTGCGGGCTTCATGCAGCCAGAGGTAGTAGAGGATTCGGTGGATGTGCAGGTGGTCTCCatggtgagcttggtggaGGTCGAATAGAGTCTGCAGTGGACTGTTGTATGGACAATGGCGCTTCGAGAGGTGCAAGACGGGTTGTCGTCATTGCCTCCGCCCGGGCGGAGGTCCGCTATTGGGGGCACATTTCCAACCGATGCATCCAAGTTCGCCGCCACCGATgctaccaccaccgtcatGATTGTCACGACCGCAATTCTTGCAACAATCCATGCGGGAACATTCGCCAACGCCACAGGCATTGCAGTTGCGTGTACACTCATCGCCGCAGCCGCTTTGGCATGTTGGCATCACCGAGCTGGTGCTTGTGAAGCTAACTTTGGTCTTGTGGGTGGTAGTTATGGGCGGCCAGGGAATTGTTGATGGCGTCGGGGTCGATGTAATTGAGTAGGTAatcaaggtcaagctccAGGTTGGCACTGTGATCCCTAGCGTGGACTAACTGTGATGGGCGCAATGCAGAATATCGAGGGCGTGACAGTGAACACGACTTTGTCCACGGCGGCCTgagtgatgttgatgttgaaaaCAGGAATTCTTGTCATAGTGTTGTCTGggaaggtgatggtggtgaccaTCGTGACGGGCGCCGAATTGGAGGCCCACCTGCCCACGaaagtggtggtgagcggCTGGCAAGTGATGGTGTGAGCGTGCGGAGCGTGTATGGTGGCAGTATTAGGTTGCAAGGATGCAAGCAACCAACCAAGGGGGTGGGATCTGGGTTGGTCCAGATGTCGGGTGCAATCGGTGCTGCCGGTCCCCCTCCTGACGCTGGCCTTTGGTTGCATGACCCTTCGGGACAGTAGCCCCTGGGACAGGCAAAGTCACAGAGACCCCAGTCGTTGACGTTGGGGTGTAGGGAACTGCCTACTGTGTCCCTGATCTTGGGGGGCGGCACGTTCAGGGCGCCAGTCTGGGTACAGGTACAGATATTGGTAGGACAGAAGCCAAAGTTGCACGCGTAGGAACAGTGACCCACCCAGCCTGCTGATACTCGACCCTCTGTGCAAGTAAATGGTAGAAAAGGAGACACAGTCGGGATGGCCAGTGGTACTTCTGAAGTACCACACATGTTTGATGGGCAACCCTTGTCTCCAATCTTGCCTAGATTGCAATTGAATGAACAGAGACTTGCGTAGTCGGCACTCCGACCGGCGACCGGGAATGCGACGACGCCCGTAtaggggtttttttttctttcagtACCCATAGCGAGGCACACACATGCCCCGATGGGACAGTAGCCGTAAGAACAGGAGAATGCGAACAGATCCGCAAAGTCGTTGGCACCTGTTCCGCGGATACAGACCTTATCCTTCTGCAGCCAGGGGATGGCGCTGGTGGTCTCGGACATGGCGTTGCCAACCCAAGCGTTCCAATTGACGAGGCTGCAAGAGGACGAGATAGGTGTGCCCGAACCGCTGGCAAGTGTCTTGCCTTCCCGGGAAAGCGTGATTTGAACGGGACGAGTGCGGCCGTTGAAACTGGCATTTCCGTGGTAAAGACCAGATCCGCCGTCTGGTATGTCGCTCCAAGTTCCAACGCTCGATACACCTCCGATGCTGACGGTGACAGTTGCGCCTTTGGAGGCCGGCTATGCCTGGTAGAAAACAGCGCCCGCGGCCACCTCAGCGGCAGGGAATTCAAGCTGCTGTTGCGACGCGGTGTTTCCAGTGGTTCCTCCACTCCCTATCGCGGGTATTAGCAAAAAGTCGTCTTAAATGTATATACAGAATCGGACGTAGATGAATCAGAACATACCACATGCCGCCCGAGGATGAGGCCTGTACCAAAATGTAACTCCCTCCTTGTCGAATAACGTGATGTTGTACCTATACATGTCGCTGACATATGGCAGAAATGCCCGCCATCCATCGTGGGGCATATTGCTCGCATAGTCAAAGGAGCGCTTCTCATGGCGGCCAGCGCGTTCTTGCGAATTGGTGCAATATAATGCGATTCACCTGTCCAAAGTCGTGTTAGCCCCTTTCTACTGTCTTCAACCAGGGTTACTGGCCAGGTTCTGCCTGACAATGAGAGCGACTTACCGTAGTCATTCCAACTGATGATTTGTACCTATTCTGGCTGGACATACTTAACCTCTTGGCCCTGCACTTTCTGTCGACTGGGGTATTTACCATCGCAGGCTCCGTGGAATCCCTGACTACACTGACTTTGCTTGTGGTGCCTTTGCGCACAAGAGAACGGCCTGTGCCGTGTAAAACGAGGACGCCAAATGGGCGCCACAGGCTGACTGGATCCTGGTACTGCCAGCACTGATCGACGTCATCTATAAGTGCCCGGTTCAGTTTCCACCCTGCTTACTCCAAGCCCTCCATAGCAAGAGACATAGCCATATCGTCCGGTTACATTTACACACCTTCAGGCTGCAAATGCTGGATCAACACGACTTGTTCACGGCTGACGGGATCACTCGCGACTATCACGAGCTGGCGCTCATCACATCACCTTGCCTTCATGCGATCTGGCTGGAAGACTACGATGGCAAGCTTTCGCCGGAGCAGGAGAGCAACACCGCCTTAATAGGACGTCAGCTAGATACACTTGACCAAATTCTCACGACAGAGGGCCTCGCACCCAATTTGCGCGAGATCCGCTTGGATTATATCCATGTTGACCATATACCCTCATCATACCTTCAACCCTGCCCCTATTGCTCCAGCTGGCTTCCGGAAGATATAGGACCAAGGGGCGCCAGGAAGCAGCAAGTCGCCATCCAACACTTGGAGCTGAGCTGCCGTATTGACCCTCACAGAATCATGGGCTTTTATATCCAGCGCTGGGCTCAGCTTATTGATCTGAGCAGTCTTCAAACCCTTATGCATACGGCACCAGTGGCCCCATTTGCTCTCAACAAATTATTATCTTTGCACCTCCCAGCCCTGAAGACCCTAAGCTttcgttgttggaggagaccAGACGCGGTATACTTCGAAAAGGTGAAGCGCTTCCTCGCGCGCTTGCCGCGCCTCCAGGCGCTTGCAATTAGGGGCTGGGACTGGACAAAAGCTTCGCTCGCAGACGATTTCAGCAGCAGTGGACCTTCACTTGCACACGATCTTAGCACAGCGTCTAATGACGATGAAGTCGGTCGAACTTGTCATAGCACCGTCCGATCACTCTGGCTCGACCATCGCACAGATATGCAGGTACCCTTTGCGAGGGCATCGCTCATATCACTTCCGAGATTGCACGCCTGCGCGCACTATATCCTCGAATCAACACCCTTTCCCTATCGATTCGGCGTTCCAAAGGTGACAGAGATAAGGTCGCAAGAAACAAGGTTATTAGTTCCACCTTCCCATGACTAAAGAGGCTCGCTCTCACACTGGACGCCTCGGTGATATTGACGCTACGCCCAGGTCCCAGATTTTTCGATCAGCAGGCGTTATTCGAGGACCACACATACAACCCTGGGGGTTTAATAACAAGCACGCCTCAGAAATCATGGTTAATAGTGCTGTGGATAGAAAGCTTGCGAGACAGATCGTTGAGGCGATTGGGTCCCCGAGTTTGGAAACGATGATGGTCAGAGCACAGGGGGGCAAGGACTTCAAGGTACCTCCAGAAGTGCCGCTCTGGTTGCAGTTTGAGACGTACCAGCCGACGCTACGCGTATTTGTGAATGCGCTTTCCAGAGAGTGGATTCTGGAAAGGTTTTACCAAGAGTGGGAGGTCATGGTCAAGGAGATCCAAAGGAAAGCGCAAGAATGGCTTTGTGAACAGGACAAGCGGGTGGTAAGTGAGATAGACTTATTTCTACCTGAATTTAGGACTCTGTGGCCGGACACAAGGGAAGGAAGTAAGGGCTGGTATGAGGACTGGGCTAGTTGGCCATTGGCCGATGTCGGTTTAGGGAGTGGGACGGATCAACAGTGACTAGCAGAATGtttcttttaatattaaataaacggCCTTCAAAGATCGTCATTATGCTTTAAAAGATGCTTAACGGGTCTTTGAGAATAATTTCAAGCCCTcgaaagatagttaataggcctttagAGATATTTAAAAGACCCACTGATGGCTTTTGCTGTGCCAATTACtttgtggggagggaggcaaGCAAGCGCATGttaaggtaaggtaggttgGTACCTACTTAGCTTTACTCGGAGTGATAAGAATAGGTAAGAAGAACTGGTTTTTATCGACGTCCGAGTCACATATCCTTTCGTTTGTTTTATGTTGGCCTCGACACTACCTGAGGCTACAATGCCTTTGGAGTCGGCCCCGCTAATGCCTGCCTAGCCCCTCCAACGCTACTGCTCTGCCA
This genomic window contains:
- the agn1_1 gene encoding Glucan endo-1,3-alpha-glucosidase agn1 (EggNog:ENOG503NYQJ; COG:G), whose translation is MPVALANVPAWIVARIAVVTIMTVVVASVAANLDASVGNVPPIADLRPGGGNDDNPSCTSRSAIVHTTVHCRLYSTSTKLTMETTCTSTESSTTSGCMKPARTTTYTSSNCPRRASYTPPWFDYTGALPTPGGPGWNVYTWVTGKTSTKPTAPTPTSNPNTKPLTRGPINCFKESDFPGHADLQPGDQDRDAPIMLRKTDSKGVSYDFRVEWVAGCVTTVKRQSFGFPLGMSQSWITAYLLVRENYTKGE
- the agn1_2 gene encoding Glucan endo-1,3-alpha-glucosidase agn1 (EggNog:ENOG503NYQJ; COG:G) → MVTTITFPDNTMTRIPVFNINITQAAVDKVLVHARDHSANLELDLDYLLNYIDPDAINNSLAAHNYHPQDQS
- a CDS encoding hypothetical protein (EggNog:ENOG503P4GU); this translates as MLDQHDLFTADGITRDYHELALITSPCLHAIWLEDYDGKLSPEQESNTALIGRQLDTLDQILTTEGLAPNLREIRLDYIHVDHIPSSYLQPCPYCSSWLPEDIGPRGARKQQVAIQHLELSCRIDPHRIMGFYIQRWAQLIDLSSLQTLMHTAPVAPFALNKLLSLHLPALKTLSFRCWRRPDAVYFEKVKRFLARLPRLQALAIRGWDWTKASLADDFSSTSNDDEVGRTCHSTVRSLWLDHRTDMQVPFARASLISLPRLHACAHYILESTPFPYRFGVPKVTEIRSQETRLLVPPSHD